In Persicimonas caeni, a single window of DNA contains:
- a CDS encoding phosphatidylglycerophosphatase A family protein: MSDPAPVSETRRAWTEAPTSMFMSTCAGIGHLPGGPGTYAAILFTPLIVWMSDWSLPFRVALLIIASAASMYWSHHAGRALREHDSNRIVIDEVIGVWTALVWFDDLGWLAALVGLVLFRILDTTKPPPAKSLDENGDDGISVVADDIVAGLWTVPAVWLVRWLWG, encoded by the coding sequence GTGAGTGATCCTGCGCCCGTATCCGAGACACGCCGCGCCTGGACCGAGGCGCCCACGTCGATGTTCATGTCCACCTGCGCCGGCATCGGCCACCTGCCGGGCGGCCCGGGCACCTACGCGGCGATTTTGTTCACCCCGCTCATCGTGTGGATGTCGGACTGGTCGCTTCCCTTCCGCGTGGCGCTCCTCATCATCGCCTCGGCTGCCTCGATGTACTGGAGCCACCACGCCGGCCGCGCCCTGCGCGAGCACGACAGCAACCGCATCGTCATCGACGAGGTCATCGGGGTGTGGACCGCGTTGGTCTGGTTCGACGACCTGGGCTGGTTGGCCGCATTGGTCGGATTGGTGCTCTTTCGCATCCTCGACACGACGAAGCCGCCTCCGGCCAAGTCGCTCGACGAGAATGGCGACGACGGCATCTCGGTCGTCGCCGACGACATCGTCGCCGGGTTGTGGACCGTACCTGCAGTGTGGTTGGTGCGGTGGCTTTGGGGCTGA
- a CDS encoding carboxylesterase/lipase family protein, with amino-acid sequence MNRNTLAICLLAASTLAACGDDTNSNPAADTGADTALEPDAGDDVGDGVEDADSRQTPEGRVDTTEGPVQGTEFAGVWAFKGIPYAQPPVGEHRWKPPRAPAVRDGIFEAKSYGYACPQDASNTLTQSGPTDEDCLTLNIWTSQLEPEEPLPVMFWIHGGGFIQGSTGQTIAGGTEVYDGVDLALEDVVVVTINYRLGALGFLAHEAFVGEDGHPAAGNYGLLDQIQALSWVRDNIDRFGGDADKITIFGESAGGVSVCALMASPLTEGMFTGAIMESGNCLAQMRKLDVQNGQQEPATAQGERLAEAAGCADAGDVAACMRGKSSDEILEALPGSISLLGDGEAFEPIIDGHVLDKSMARAIEDGSAHEVPFVIGVNADEGTLFTSSQQNMTETQYEDLVNATFPTIGAQVLEEYPAAEYDAPWKALAAIVGDVAFVCPSRKAARAHSTNANATFTYFFTHVTSAGRQTGLGAFHASELAFVFGNFGSFGGGGAEGELSGSMQTWWTQFAYDGAPGSDGTVDWPAYDAGADTWLQLDTDELGPTTGVRGDYCDFWDAYL; translated from the coding sequence ATGAATCGCAATACACTCGCTATCTGTTTGTTGGCCGCATCCACCCTTGCCGCCTGCGGCGACGACACCAATTCCAATCCGGCCGCCGACACCGGCGCAGACACGGCACTCGAGCCCGACGCCGGCGACGATGTCGGTGACGGTGTCGAGGACGCCGATAGCAGGCAGACCCCCGAAGGACGTGTCGACACTACCGAAGGGCCGGTGCAGGGCACCGAATTTGCCGGGGTCTGGGCCTTCAAGGGGATCCCGTACGCCCAGCCGCCTGTCGGCGAGCATCGCTGGAAGCCGCCCAGAGCCCCGGCCGTGCGCGACGGCATCTTCGAGGCGAAGAGCTACGGCTACGCCTGCCCGCAGGATGCGTCGAATACCCTCACCCAGTCCGGGCCGACCGACGAGGACTGCCTGACGCTCAATATTTGGACGTCCCAACTCGAGCCCGAAGAGCCGTTGCCGGTCATGTTTTGGATCCACGGTGGTGGGTTTATTCAAGGGAGCACGGGCCAGACGATCGCGGGGGGCACCGAGGTCTACGACGGCGTCGACCTTGCCCTCGAAGATGTGGTGGTCGTCACCATCAACTACCGGCTCGGCGCGCTCGGATTTTTGGCGCACGAGGCGTTCGTCGGCGAGGACGGCCACCCGGCCGCCGGCAACTACGGGCTGCTCGACCAGATTCAGGCCCTCTCGTGGGTACGCGACAATATCGACCGATTCGGCGGCGATGCCGACAAGATCACCATCTTTGGCGAGTCGGCCGGCGGGGTGAGCGTATGCGCATTGATGGCTTCGCCCTTGACCGAGGGCATGTTCACTGGCGCCATCATGGAGAGCGGCAACTGTCTGGCGCAGATGCGGAAGCTCGACGTTCAGAATGGTCAGCAGGAACCGGCGACGGCCCAGGGCGAGCGCCTTGCCGAGGCCGCAGGGTGTGCAGACGCCGGCGACGTCGCTGCCTGTATGCGTGGCAAATCGTCCGACGAGATCCTCGAGGCGCTCCCCGGCTCCATCAGTCTGCTCGGGGACGGCGAAGCCTTCGAGCCGATCATCGACGGCCATGTGCTCGACAAGAGCATGGCTCGGGCCATCGAGGACGGCTCGGCCCACGAGGTGCCGTTTGTCATCGGCGTCAACGCCGACGAGGGGACGCTCTTTACGAGTTCGCAGCAGAATATGACCGAGACGCAGTACGAGGACTTGGTCAACGCCACCTTCCCGACGATCGGCGCTCAGGTGCTCGAAGAGTATCCCGCCGCCGAATACGACGCGCCCTGGAAAGCCCTCGCCGCCATCGTGGGCGACGTCGCGTTCGTGTGCCCATCACGCAAGGCCGCCCGCGCCCACAGCACCAACGCAAACGCGACGTTCACCTACTTCTTCACCCATGTCACCTCCGCCGGTCGCCAGACGGGCCTGGGCGCCTTCCACGCCTCGGAGTTGGCGTTCGTCTTCGGCAATTTCGGCAGCTTTGGCGGCGGCGGCGCCGAGGGCGAATTGTCGGGCAGCATGCAGACGTGGTGGACCCAATTCGCCTACGACGGCGCGCCGGGCAGCGACGGTACGGTCGACTGGCCCGCCTATGACGCCGGGGCCGACACTTGGCTGCAGCTCGACACCGACGAGCTCGGCCCTACGACGGGCGTGCGCGGCGACTACTGCGACTTTTGGGATGCGTATCTCTGA
- a CDS encoding efflux RND transporter permease subunit has protein sequence MGAVRAYIDFCQRFAWPIVALVVAVSLGALALASQLAIEADMARLLPKSAPSVAGLERLEEAYGGQIGRLTVVLESQPTGERRNPKLERTAHTLADRLEDLGGVDRVEATKPIGFFENRRLLYADLDDLQTIQHRLDRRIRWEKKRANPLFVDVEDGEPPEVDFSDLTEKVEEFDGSAHYLSADGSMLALFVYPSFAASDLGRAEKLVEQVDGIVQRELKGQVDVGYGLTGRYKKRVDLQEMLQRDLAVSMSLALGLILIFLFAFLRSAHGTAAVIAPLIVGTILTFAWAELAFGSLNILTAFLGAVLMGLGVDYGIHLYSRFHELSEECHCCDALAETLATTGRANLFAGLTTMVALGSLVVSEFRAFFEFGVIALGGLVLILVSYAVLFPCTVLLASRYDFDLPPPASRALTERVLAKLEVGGDAAVNRRAQAAGRAATAALVAVVVAASVGLPQLDFVRDFSVLQSTSAPSWKLDEKVNEMLGQSQTPAVVLADSERQAETIVGELRQRASRLPEGYTIDKVVSLSTFVPERQRAKLEVIRQIARTLADLPSSARPDEFARYLEEVRRVSSLGELSIADLPEQVRRPFSRKDAPDKAVVLVFPAINLSDMDAVDDYARVIRSLPGVDSGRGYDAISDALLLSDIIRMAERDAVWMLAITLIGLLLLSLVAFRSRRLVGLQLLVVALAVLVALGLNGLLGVDFNFMNVVILPIWIGLGVDASFHIMLHVDNGHKLGPHSNVALAISAAYLTSMIGFGTLLLARHTGLLSLGQVAVIGLGSILTINLLVQVMLVARQRENIHS, from the coding sequence ATGGGGGCTGTGCGTGCCTACATCGACTTCTGTCAGCGCTTTGCTTGGCCGATCGTTGCGCTCGTCGTGGCGGTGAGCCTCGGTGCGCTGGCGCTCGCCTCCCAACTGGCGATCGAAGCCGACATGGCTCGCCTGCTGCCCAAGTCCGCTCCCAGTGTCGCCGGACTCGAGCGCCTCGAGGAAGCCTACGGCGGCCAGATCGGCCGGCTGACGGTCGTCTTGGAGTCCCAGCCCACCGGCGAGCGTCGCAATCCCAAGCTCGAGCGCACCGCACATACCTTGGCCGACCGGCTCGAGGACCTCGGTGGGGTAGATCGCGTCGAGGCGACCAAACCGATTGGCTTTTTCGAGAACCGGCGTTTGCTCTACGCCGACCTCGACGACCTGCAGACAATCCAACACCGGCTCGACCGCCGCATCCGCTGGGAGAAGAAGCGGGCCAACCCGCTCTTTGTCGATGTCGAGGATGGTGAGCCGCCCGAGGTCGACTTCTCGGATCTGACCGAGAAGGTCGAGGAGTTCGACGGCTCGGCTCACTATCTGAGCGCCGACGGCAGCATGTTGGCGCTCTTTGTGTATCCATCGTTTGCCGCCTCGGATCTCGGACGTGCCGAGAAGCTCGTCGAGCAGGTCGACGGGATCGTCCAACGGGAGTTGAAGGGGCAAGTTGATGTGGGCTACGGGCTCACCGGGCGCTACAAGAAGCGCGTCGACCTGCAGGAGATGCTCCAGCGCGACCTGGCCGTGTCGATGAGTCTGGCGCTGGGATTGATTCTGATCTTCCTATTCGCCTTTTTGCGAAGCGCGCACGGCACCGCCGCGGTCATCGCGCCGTTGATTGTGGGCACCATCCTGACGTTTGCCTGGGCCGAACTCGCCTTCGGCAGTCTCAATATCTTGACGGCCTTTTTGGGGGCGGTGCTCATGGGGTTGGGTGTCGACTACGGCATCCATCTCTACTCGCGGTTCCACGAACTCTCCGAGGAGTGCCATTGCTGCGATGCGCTCGCCGAGACATTGGCGACGACCGGTCGCGCCAACCTATTTGCAGGGCTGACGACGATGGTCGCCCTGGGGAGCTTGGTCGTCTCGGAGTTTCGCGCTTTCTTCGAGTTTGGCGTCATCGCGCTGGGGGGGCTGGTGCTCATCTTGGTGAGCTACGCCGTGCTCTTTCCGTGCACCGTTCTGCTCGCCTCGCGCTACGACTTCGACCTGCCTCCACCGGCGTCTCGTGCGCTGACCGAGCGCGTGCTCGCCAAACTCGAGGTTGGCGGAGATGCCGCGGTGAACCGACGCGCCCAGGCTGCAGGGCGGGCGGCGACGGCGGCGTTGGTCGCCGTGGTCGTAGCGGCCTCGGTGGGGCTCCCCCAGCTCGACTTCGTGCGCGATTTTTCGGTGCTCCAGTCGACCTCGGCCCCTTCCTGGAAGCTCGACGAGAAGGTCAACGAGATGTTGGGGCAGTCTCAGACGCCTGCGGTCGTCCTCGCCGATTCGGAGCGCCAGGCCGAGACGATCGTCGGAGAGCTTCGCCAGCGCGCCTCGCGGCTGCCCGAGGGATATACCATCGACAAGGTCGTGTCGCTGTCGACCTTTGTCCCCGAGCGTCAGCGCGCCAAGCTCGAGGTGATTCGACAAATCGCCCGTACCCTCGCCGATCTGCCCTCATCTGCGCGACCCGACGAGTTCGCTCGCTACCTCGAGGAGGTTCGACGGGTCTCGAGCCTCGGGGAGTTGAGCATAGCTGATTTGCCCGAGCAGGTGCGCCGGCCGTTCTCGCGCAAGGACGCGCCCGACAAGGCCGTCGTGCTCGTCTTCCCGGCGATCAACCTGTCCGACATGGACGCCGTCGACGACTACGCGCGGGTGATCCGAAGCCTGCCCGGGGTCGACTCGGGCCGCGGCTACGACGCCATCTCCGATGCGTTGTTGTTGAGCGACATCATCCGCATGGCCGAGCGTGACGCGGTGTGGATGCTCGCGATCACCCTCATCGGTCTGTTGCTCTTGTCGCTCGTGGCGTTTCGAAGCCGCAGGCTCGTGGGGTTGCAGTTGCTGGTGGTCGCGCTGGCCGTGTTGGTGGCCCTGGGACTCAACGGACTGCTGGGCGTCGACTTCAACTTCATGAATGTGGTCATCTTGCCCATCTGGATCGGCCTGGGCGTCGACGCCTCGTTTCACATCATGCTCCACGTCGACAACGGCCACAAACTCGGGCCGCACTCCAACGTGGCCCTGGCGATCAGCGCAGCATACCTGACCTCGATGATTGGCTTCGGCACGCTGCTTCTCGCCCGCCACACCGGGTTGCTGAGCCTGGGACAGGTAGCCGTCATCGGTCTCGGGTCCATATTGACTATAAACCTTCTTGTGCAGGTGATGCTGGTCGCCCGCCAGCGCGAAAATATCCACTCGTGA
- a CDS encoding phosphatase PAP2 family protein yields the protein MKRSPLKKFVPVIVVVLALTLYGTVNPFRMEHMALIALFVVLTVASRATRDLAVALVPAAIFGLVYDLLRLFAGRSYDAVVVEPIYRIEQAMFGWMTPQPGDLGPVDFFREHHHILIDIFAGLFYSTHVPSVVLFGIYLWWRTWRDDGQEESRLHKFMWGYLVFNVLGFLVWILMPVAPPWYVEQYGFAPPGEPILGDPAGLGRVDVWLGYPHFASIYEQGTYVFGALPSLHVAPSIWIALWARKTAIKVAAYSYAGAMCFFAVYLGHHYVIDVIAGGALAAGVYVALAHTRLGQWPDRAAATIRESFADILSPQPQEAAGE from the coding sequence GTGAAACGGTCGCCGCTCAAAAAATTCGTGCCCGTCATCGTGGTCGTGCTGGCGCTGACCTTGTACGGCACCGTCAATCCGTTTCGGATGGAGCATATGGCGCTGATCGCGCTATTTGTGGTGCTCACCGTCGCTTCACGGGCGACGCGTGACTTGGCCGTGGCGTTGGTGCCGGCGGCGATCTTCGGGCTGGTCTACGATCTGCTGCGCCTCTTCGCCGGGCGGTCCTACGATGCGGTGGTCGTCGAGCCGATCTATCGCATCGAGCAGGCGATGTTTGGGTGGATGACCCCGCAGCCGGGCGACCTCGGGCCGGTCGACTTCTTTCGAGAGCACCACCATATCCTCATCGATATCTTCGCCGGGCTCTTCTACTCGACACACGTGCCGTCGGTCGTCCTCTTCGGCATCTATCTTTGGTGGCGCACGTGGCGAGATGACGGGCAGGAAGAGAGCCGCCTGCACAAGTTCATGTGGGGTTATCTCGTCTTCAACGTGCTCGGCTTTCTGGTTTGGATTCTGATGCCGGTCGCCCCTCCATGGTATGTCGAGCAATACGGCTTCGCCCCGCCCGGCGAGCCGATCCTGGGCGACCCTGCCGGCCTGGGGCGCGTCGACGTCTGGCTGGGGTACCCGCACTTTGCGAGCATCTACGAGCAGGGGACCTACGTCTTCGGCGCCCTACCGTCGTTGCACGTCGCTCCGTCGATTTGGATTGCATTGTGGGCGCGCAAGACCGCCATCAAAGTCGCAGCCTACTCATACGCCGGCGCGATGTGCTTCTTCGCCGTCTATCTGGGGCATCATTACGTCATCGACGTCATCGCCGGTGGCGCGCTCGCCGCCGGCGTCTACGTTGCGCTCGCCCACACTCGCTTGGGGCAGTGGCCCGATCGGGCTGCGGCCACCATCCGCGAGTCGTTCGCCGACATTCTGAGCCCGCAACCACAGGAAGCCGCCGGTGAGTGA